One window from the genome of Osmerus eperlanus chromosome 3, fOsmEpe2.1, whole genome shotgun sequence encodes:
- the ikzf2 gene encoding zinc finger protein Helios isoform X3, with protein MQPIRIIIVNGNGDCPPRKENSRMSVDLSANTPNGQEPQGPKSPSEVTIKKEEGTGDEADGKSTAPDDMTHSGEEGSGLEEPMIDSPNNLQDGVSGSDGVSDADNRLQNGDRPFQCNQCGVSFTQKGNLLRHIKLHTGEKPFKCPFCSYACRRRDALSGHLRTHSVGKPHKCNYCGRSYKQRTSLEEHKERCHSYLQSVGMDPTSNSGPYPGEATKEHRPPAEASVMATFDRPPVIERLQSNVGKRKSSNPQKFVGEKMVRYSYPELNYEMGMKYEKEAEMMQAHMMDQAINNAISYLGTDSIRPLVHHPRPHPHPGTPLSMAEVVPMVNPLFSHVYSTMGPRMERPSSRDVPHMPVPLPPPDYPPSSNGPVSLTRPKHPPAVRGESPSNSGLDSADSARSSPQERLGYHANLPHPRSRPSPVYGREERRAAEAGLAPEVLRGGGERPVSQDGVRVIGRQGQEVRVFQCEHCRILFLDHVMYTIHMGCHGYRDPLECNICGHRSKDHYEFSSHIVRGEHTFR; from the exons ATGCAGCCGATAAGGATTATCATAGTAAACG GTAACGGAGATTGCCCTCCCAGGAAGGAGAACTCTAGAATGTCGGTGGACCTGTCGGCAAACACACCCAACGGACAGGAGCCTCAGGGTCCTAAGTCGCCCAGCG AAGTGACCATCAAGAAGGAAGAGGGCACGGGAGACGAAGCAGACGGGAAAAGCACAGCACCAGACGACATGACCCATAGTGGGGAGGAAGGATCGGGATTGGAGGAGCCCATGATTGACAGCCCCAACAACCTACAGGATGGTGTGTCTGGGTCCGATGGCGTAAGCGACGCAGACAATCGGCTACAAAATG GCGATAGGCCGTTCCAGTGCAACCAGTGTGGGGTCTCCTTCACCCAGAAGGGAAATCTTCTGAGGCACATCAAGCTGCACACGGGTGAAAAGCCCTTCAAGTGCCCCTTCTGCAGCTACGCCTGCAGACGCCGTGACGCACTGAGCGGCCACCTGCGCACACACTCAG TTGGCAAACCGCACAAGTGCAACTACTGCGGACGCAGCTACAAACAGCGCACGTCTCTGGAGGAGCACAAGGAGCGTTGCCATAGCTACCTGCAGAGTGTTGGCATGGATCCCACCTCTAACTCAGGACCTTACCCAG gtgaagccACCAAAGAGCACAGGCCCCCGGCAGAGGCCTCTGTCATGGCAACCTTTGATCGTCCGCCCGTCATCGAGAGGCTGCAGAGCAAtgtggggaagaggaagagcagtAATCCCCAGAAGTTTGTTG GTGAGAAGATGGTGCGCTATAGCTACCCTGAGCTAAACTATGAGATGGGTATGAAATATGAAAAGGAAGCTGAGATGATGCAGGCCCACATGATGGACCAGGCTATCAACAATGCCATTTCCTACCTGGGCACCGATTCCATCAGGCCTCTTGTCCATCACCCTCGCCCACACCCCCATCCCGGCACTCCCCTCTCCATGGCAGAGGTAGTGCCCATGGTCAACCCCCTCTTCTCCCATGTGTACTCCACCATGGGGCCCCGCATGGAGCGGCCCAGCAGCCGTGACGTCCCACACATGCCCgtgcccctgcctccccctgactatcccccctcctccaatgGTCCAGTGTCCTTGACCAGGCCCAAACACCCCCCAGCCGTCCGGGGGGAATCGCCTAGCAACAGTGGCTTGGACTCAGCCGACTCCGCCCGCAGCAGTccccaggagaggctgggttaCCATGCCAACCTGCCCCATCCCAGGTCCCGGCCCAGTCCAGTTtatggcagagaggagaggcgggcGGCCGAGGCAGGCCTGGCACCGGAGGTGTTGAGAGGGGGTGGCGAGCGCCCTGTGAGCCAGGACGGTGTGCGTGTGATTGGGCGTCAGGGCCAGGAAGTCCGGGTGTTCCAGTGTGAGCACTGTCGTATCCTTTTCCTGGACCACGTCATGTATACCATCCACATGGGTTGCCATGGCTACAGAGACCCCCTGGAGTGCAACATCTGCGGCCATCGCAGTAAGGACCATTATGAGTTCTCTTCCCACATTGTGCGTGGGGAACACACCTTCCGGtaa
- the ikzf2 gene encoding zinc finger protein Helios isoform X1, with the protein MQPIRIIIVNALCRTMETEGSPDGYRASNGDCPPRKENSRMSVDLSANTPNGQEPQGPKSPSEVTIKKEEGTGDEADGKSTAPDDMTHSGEEGSGLEEPMIDSPNNLQDGVSGSDGVSDADNRLQNGDRPFQCNQCGVSFTQKGNLLRHIKLHTGEKPFKCPFCSYACRRRDALSGHLRTHSVGKPHKCNYCGRSYKQRTSLEEHKERCHSYLQSVGMDPTSNSGPYPGEATKEHRPPAEASVMATFDRPPVIERLQSNVGKRKSSNPQKFVGEKMVRYSYPELNYEMGMKYEKEAEMMQAHMMDQAINNAISYLGTDSIRPLVHHPRPHPHPGTPLSMAEVVPMVNPLFSHVYSTMGPRMERPSSRDVPHMPVPLPPPDYPPSSNGPVSLTRPKHPPAVRGESPSNSGLDSADSARSSPQERLGYHANLPHPRSRPSPVYGREERRAAEAGLAPEVLRGGGERPVSQDGVRVIGRQGQEVRVFQCEHCRILFLDHVMYTIHMGCHGYRDPLECNICGHRSKDHYEFSSHIVRGEHTFR; encoded by the exons ATGCAGCCGATAAGGATTATCATAGTAAACG ccctctgcAGGACTATGGAGACGGAAGGTTCACCAGATGGGTACCGTGCTA GTAACGGAGATTGCCCTCCCAGGAAGGAGAACTCTAGAATGTCGGTGGACCTGTCGGCAAACACACCCAACGGACAGGAGCCTCAGGGTCCTAAGTCGCCCAGCG AAGTGACCATCAAGAAGGAAGAGGGCACGGGAGACGAAGCAGACGGGAAAAGCACAGCACCAGACGACATGACCCATAGTGGGGAGGAAGGATCGGGATTGGAGGAGCCCATGATTGACAGCCCCAACAACCTACAGGATGGTGTGTCTGGGTCCGATGGCGTAAGCGACGCAGACAATCGGCTACAAAATG GCGATAGGCCGTTCCAGTGCAACCAGTGTGGGGTCTCCTTCACCCAGAAGGGAAATCTTCTGAGGCACATCAAGCTGCACACGGGTGAAAAGCCCTTCAAGTGCCCCTTCTGCAGCTACGCCTGCAGACGCCGTGACGCACTGAGCGGCCACCTGCGCACACACTCAG TTGGCAAACCGCACAAGTGCAACTACTGCGGACGCAGCTACAAACAGCGCACGTCTCTGGAGGAGCACAAGGAGCGTTGCCATAGCTACCTGCAGAGTGTTGGCATGGATCCCACCTCTAACTCAGGACCTTACCCAG gtgaagccACCAAAGAGCACAGGCCCCCGGCAGAGGCCTCTGTCATGGCAACCTTTGATCGTCCGCCCGTCATCGAGAGGCTGCAGAGCAAtgtggggaagaggaagagcagtAATCCCCAGAAGTTTGTTG GTGAGAAGATGGTGCGCTATAGCTACCCTGAGCTAAACTATGAGATGGGTATGAAATATGAAAAGGAAGCTGAGATGATGCAGGCCCACATGATGGACCAGGCTATCAACAATGCCATTTCCTACCTGGGCACCGATTCCATCAGGCCTCTTGTCCATCACCCTCGCCCACACCCCCATCCCGGCACTCCCCTCTCCATGGCAGAGGTAGTGCCCATGGTCAACCCCCTCTTCTCCCATGTGTACTCCACCATGGGGCCCCGCATGGAGCGGCCCAGCAGCCGTGACGTCCCACACATGCCCgtgcccctgcctccccctgactatcccccctcctccaatgGTCCAGTGTCCTTGACCAGGCCCAAACACCCCCCAGCCGTCCGGGGGGAATCGCCTAGCAACAGTGGCTTGGACTCAGCCGACTCCGCCCGCAGCAGTccccaggagaggctgggttaCCATGCCAACCTGCCCCATCCCAGGTCCCGGCCCAGTCCAGTTtatggcagagaggagaggcgggcGGCCGAGGCAGGCCTGGCACCGGAGGTGTTGAGAGGGGGTGGCGAGCGCCCTGTGAGCCAGGACGGTGTGCGTGTGATTGGGCGTCAGGGCCAGGAAGTCCGGGTGTTCCAGTGTGAGCACTGTCGTATCCTTTTCCTGGACCACGTCATGTATACCATCCACATGGGTTGCCATGGCTACAGAGACCCCCTGGAGTGCAACATCTGCGGCCATCGCAGTAAGGACCATTATGAGTTCTCTTCCCACATTGTGCGTGGGGAACACACCTTCCGGtaa
- the ikzf2 gene encoding zinc finger protein Helios isoform X2 yields METEGSPDGYRASNGDCPPRKENSRMSVDLSANTPNGQEPQGPKSPSEVTIKKEEGTGDEADGKSTAPDDMTHSGEEGSGLEEPMIDSPNNLQDGVSGSDGVSDADNRLQNGDRPFQCNQCGVSFTQKGNLLRHIKLHTGEKPFKCPFCSYACRRRDALSGHLRTHSVGKPHKCNYCGRSYKQRTSLEEHKERCHSYLQSVGMDPTSNSGPYPGEATKEHRPPAEASVMATFDRPPVIERLQSNVGKRKSSNPQKFVGEKMVRYSYPELNYEMGMKYEKEAEMMQAHMMDQAINNAISYLGTDSIRPLVHHPRPHPHPGTPLSMAEVVPMVNPLFSHVYSTMGPRMERPSSRDVPHMPVPLPPPDYPPSSNGPVSLTRPKHPPAVRGESPSNSGLDSADSARSSPQERLGYHANLPHPRSRPSPVYGREERRAAEAGLAPEVLRGGGERPVSQDGVRVIGRQGQEVRVFQCEHCRILFLDHVMYTIHMGCHGYRDPLECNICGHRSKDHYEFSSHIVRGEHTFR; encoded by the exons ATGGAGACGGAAGGTTCACCAGATGGGTACCGTGCTA GTAACGGAGATTGCCCTCCCAGGAAGGAGAACTCTAGAATGTCGGTGGACCTGTCGGCAAACACACCCAACGGACAGGAGCCTCAGGGTCCTAAGTCGCCCAGCG AAGTGACCATCAAGAAGGAAGAGGGCACGGGAGACGAAGCAGACGGGAAAAGCACAGCACCAGACGACATGACCCATAGTGGGGAGGAAGGATCGGGATTGGAGGAGCCCATGATTGACAGCCCCAACAACCTACAGGATGGTGTGTCTGGGTCCGATGGCGTAAGCGACGCAGACAATCGGCTACAAAATG GCGATAGGCCGTTCCAGTGCAACCAGTGTGGGGTCTCCTTCACCCAGAAGGGAAATCTTCTGAGGCACATCAAGCTGCACACGGGTGAAAAGCCCTTCAAGTGCCCCTTCTGCAGCTACGCCTGCAGACGCCGTGACGCACTGAGCGGCCACCTGCGCACACACTCAG TTGGCAAACCGCACAAGTGCAACTACTGCGGACGCAGCTACAAACAGCGCACGTCTCTGGAGGAGCACAAGGAGCGTTGCCATAGCTACCTGCAGAGTGTTGGCATGGATCCCACCTCTAACTCAGGACCTTACCCAG gtgaagccACCAAAGAGCACAGGCCCCCGGCAGAGGCCTCTGTCATGGCAACCTTTGATCGTCCGCCCGTCATCGAGAGGCTGCAGAGCAAtgtggggaagaggaagagcagtAATCCCCAGAAGTTTGTTG GTGAGAAGATGGTGCGCTATAGCTACCCTGAGCTAAACTATGAGATGGGTATGAAATATGAAAAGGAAGCTGAGATGATGCAGGCCCACATGATGGACCAGGCTATCAACAATGCCATTTCCTACCTGGGCACCGATTCCATCAGGCCTCTTGTCCATCACCCTCGCCCACACCCCCATCCCGGCACTCCCCTCTCCATGGCAGAGGTAGTGCCCATGGTCAACCCCCTCTTCTCCCATGTGTACTCCACCATGGGGCCCCGCATGGAGCGGCCCAGCAGCCGTGACGTCCCACACATGCCCgtgcccctgcctccccctgactatcccccctcctccaatgGTCCAGTGTCCTTGACCAGGCCCAAACACCCCCCAGCCGTCCGGGGGGAATCGCCTAGCAACAGTGGCTTGGACTCAGCCGACTCCGCCCGCAGCAGTccccaggagaggctgggttaCCATGCCAACCTGCCCCATCCCAGGTCCCGGCCCAGTCCAGTTtatggcagagaggagaggcgggcGGCCGAGGCAGGCCTGGCACCGGAGGTGTTGAGAGGGGGTGGCGAGCGCCCTGTGAGCCAGGACGGTGTGCGTGTGATTGGGCGTCAGGGCCAGGAAGTCCGGGTGTTCCAGTGTGAGCACTGTCGTATCCTTTTCCTGGACCACGTCATGTATACCATCCACATGGGTTGCCATGGCTACAGAGACCCCCTGGAGTGCAACATCTGCGGCCATCGCAGTAAGGACCATTATGAGTTCTCTTCCCACATTGTGCGTGGGGAACACACCTTCCGGtaa
- the ikzf2 gene encoding zinc finger protein Helios isoform X4 — translation MSVDLSANTPNGQEPQGPKSPSEVTIKKEEGTGDEADGKSTAPDDMTHSGEEGSGLEEPMIDSPNNLQDGVSGSDGVSDADNRLQNGDRPFQCNQCGVSFTQKGNLLRHIKLHTGEKPFKCPFCSYACRRRDALSGHLRTHSVGKPHKCNYCGRSYKQRTSLEEHKERCHSYLQSVGMDPTSNSGPYPGEATKEHRPPAEASVMATFDRPPVIERLQSNVGKRKSSNPQKFVGEKMVRYSYPELNYEMGMKYEKEAEMMQAHMMDQAINNAISYLGTDSIRPLVHHPRPHPHPGTPLSMAEVVPMVNPLFSHVYSTMGPRMERPSSRDVPHMPVPLPPPDYPPSSNGPVSLTRPKHPPAVRGESPSNSGLDSADSARSSPQERLGYHANLPHPRSRPSPVYGREERRAAEAGLAPEVLRGGGERPVSQDGVRVIGRQGQEVRVFQCEHCRILFLDHVMYTIHMGCHGYRDPLECNICGHRSKDHYEFSSHIVRGEHTFR, via the exons ATGTCGGTGGACCTGTCGGCAAACACACCCAACGGACAGGAGCCTCAGGGTCCTAAGTCGCCCAGCG AAGTGACCATCAAGAAGGAAGAGGGCACGGGAGACGAAGCAGACGGGAAAAGCACAGCACCAGACGACATGACCCATAGTGGGGAGGAAGGATCGGGATTGGAGGAGCCCATGATTGACAGCCCCAACAACCTACAGGATGGTGTGTCTGGGTCCGATGGCGTAAGCGACGCAGACAATCGGCTACAAAATG GCGATAGGCCGTTCCAGTGCAACCAGTGTGGGGTCTCCTTCACCCAGAAGGGAAATCTTCTGAGGCACATCAAGCTGCACACGGGTGAAAAGCCCTTCAAGTGCCCCTTCTGCAGCTACGCCTGCAGACGCCGTGACGCACTGAGCGGCCACCTGCGCACACACTCAG TTGGCAAACCGCACAAGTGCAACTACTGCGGACGCAGCTACAAACAGCGCACGTCTCTGGAGGAGCACAAGGAGCGTTGCCATAGCTACCTGCAGAGTGTTGGCATGGATCCCACCTCTAACTCAGGACCTTACCCAG gtgaagccACCAAAGAGCACAGGCCCCCGGCAGAGGCCTCTGTCATGGCAACCTTTGATCGTCCGCCCGTCATCGAGAGGCTGCAGAGCAAtgtggggaagaggaagagcagtAATCCCCAGAAGTTTGTTG GTGAGAAGATGGTGCGCTATAGCTACCCTGAGCTAAACTATGAGATGGGTATGAAATATGAAAAGGAAGCTGAGATGATGCAGGCCCACATGATGGACCAGGCTATCAACAATGCCATTTCCTACCTGGGCACCGATTCCATCAGGCCTCTTGTCCATCACCCTCGCCCACACCCCCATCCCGGCACTCCCCTCTCCATGGCAGAGGTAGTGCCCATGGTCAACCCCCTCTTCTCCCATGTGTACTCCACCATGGGGCCCCGCATGGAGCGGCCCAGCAGCCGTGACGTCCCACACATGCCCgtgcccctgcctccccctgactatcccccctcctccaatgGTCCAGTGTCCTTGACCAGGCCCAAACACCCCCCAGCCGTCCGGGGGGAATCGCCTAGCAACAGTGGCTTGGACTCAGCCGACTCCGCCCGCAGCAGTccccaggagaggctgggttaCCATGCCAACCTGCCCCATCCCAGGTCCCGGCCCAGTCCAGTTtatggcagagaggagaggcgggcGGCCGAGGCAGGCCTGGCACCGGAGGTGTTGAGAGGGGGTGGCGAGCGCCCTGTGAGCCAGGACGGTGTGCGTGTGATTGGGCGTCAGGGCCAGGAAGTCCGGGTGTTCCAGTGTGAGCACTGTCGTATCCTTTTCCTGGACCACGTCATGTATACCATCCACATGGGTTGCCATGGCTACAGAGACCCCCTGGAGTGCAACATCTGCGGCCATCGCAGTAAGGACCATTATGAGTTCTCTTCCCACATTGTGCGTGGGGAACACACCTTCCGGtaa